The nucleotide sequence GGAAGAGACAACGAACAAGAGTAGGATGCAAATAATTCCAGGTATCAGAAAACTGCGTCTCATCCGGTCAAGGATCCTCCTGCATTAAAGTATCGACAGTAAAGAATATAACACAAGCTTGGAATCCCTGCAGGATTGTATCGTGTTCAGGGCGAACGCATATAAACTCATCCAGGGAGGCGGCTGTCGATAGCGTCATCAGAACTAAAAAGCAACTGTGCTAAATATGCATCATCCAGATGACAAATTCTTCTCCGTCGCTTTAGTGATCGCTTAGAGTTCTTATCCCTTTTCATTAAACTCAGTGCTAAACGCCTCATCATAGCAAAGTTTTCTGCTGAGTACCCTTCTCTCATACGGGAGTCATCCTCTCTGAACGTCATATCCAGGGTCCAGTGAAGAGTATTTTCGACACTCCAATGAGAGCGCACCGCATGGGCAAAGCGTTTAGCATTCATCGCCAAGCTTGAAATATAATATCGGCATTCTGTGGACTTCTTCGTACCAATAATCCGGGTTGCTTTTACCATACCGATGGTCTTTGCTCCGGCAGCCGGTCAATTTCATTGCTCTGATAGTACTCCCGAATTTCGATGCGACGACCATGGTCTTTGTCCACAGTCTTATGATTATCCAGCCATTCTTCCCCCAAATCCTTTTCATCCAATTCATGAAAGAAGTATTTGACATCCTCATGGAGATTCTTCTGATTTCCTTTCAGGGCAAAGACATAATCGGCT is from Marispirochaeta sp. and encodes:
- a CDS encoding ISAs1 family transposase, with the translated sequence MVKATRIIGTKKSTECRYYISSLAMNAKRFAHAVRSHWSVENTLHWTLDMTFREDDSRMREGYSAENFAMMRRLALSLMKRDKNSKRSLKRRRRICHLDDAYLAQLLFSSDDAIDSRLPG